Below is a window of Georgenia soli DNA.
TGCGCCCGTGGGACCTGGACCAGGAGGAGTACATCGAGCACGGGTTCGACCAGCTCCGCCAGGCCGCCCCGTCCCAGCCCAACGTGGCCGCCGCCCTGCTGCGGGTGCTCCGCATGCTCATCTCGCACGTGCAGCAGCACGGGCTCGACCAGTACGTGCCGGCGCTCCAGGACCAGATCGACCTCCTCCTCGACGCCCTGCGGGACACCCCGCACCTGCACCCGGACGACCTCGCCCGCCTGGAGGCCATGGCCAGCGAGAAGACGGACCCCGCAGACCACAGCCTCCGCCGCGTCCGCGACTGAGCCGCCGGTCCGTCCGTCCCCGGACGACGCCCGATCCGTTCCCTCCTCGACCGTGCCGCACCCGGACGACGGCGGATCGAGCGACGGCCGACCGAGCCTTCCGGGCAGCGCTGCCCCGCCTGTTCGAGCACATCCGCAACGGGTACCTCAAGCCCAGCGAGCTCGTCACCCACCGCATCCCGCTCGAGCACATCGCCGAGGGGTACCACATCTTCTCCGCCAAGCTCGACGGCGTCATCAAGCCGCTGATCGTGCCTGGCGCCGCCTGAGAGGAGTTCCACGATGACCTACACCGCCGACAAGCCGGCGCTCGCCCCGTCGTCCGAGGAGCTGCGTGCCCGCATCCCCGGGTGGGGCGCCGACCTCGACCCCGCCGACCGGCCGTCCGTGCCGCGTGAGCGCTTCGAGCCCACCGGTGCGCACTGGGACTTCCCCGAGCGGCAGCCCGAGAAGTGGCCGCGGGAGCGGTCGATGGAGCACAAGTTCCTCCCGCCCGTCTTCGGGACGTCGGCGCCGCCGCGCGGCCTTTCCGGCGTGATCCGGAAGTACGCCTACCGCCGCTTCAGCGAGGCTCGTGCCGCCCACTGGCTCCTGCTGCTCGCCGCCGACCGTGTCGACGCCCAGGAGAGCCACCTCAGGTCCTTCCTGACGTTGCGGCCGGACAACCCGGTCACGCAGACCGGCGTCCTCTCCGAGCTGCGCCACCGCCCGATCGCCTCCCGGTTCGGGCAGAACCGTGCCGACGTCAAGCACCTGTGGCTCGACCCGATCGTCGTCGCCGGTCCGTGGGTGCTCGCCGGCGCGGTCGCGTACTCGGCCGTGAGGTCCGCGACCAGGCCCTTCCGCCGCAAGAGCGAAGGGACGACGACGCAGCCGAGCCCGTAGTCCGAGGCGACTCGCCGCGCACGGTTCGGCGGCCCGGCGGCCCGGCGGCCCGGCGGCCCGGCGGCCCGGCGGCCCGGCGGCCCGGCGGCCCGGCGGCCCGGCGGCCCGGCGGCTCGGCGGCTCGGCGGCTCGGCGAACACAGTATTTTCGCGAGTTCCAGCTCAGCGCGATCGGTGCCAGCTGAGAGCTCGTGACTCCTGCGGCGCGCGATCGTGCGCGCTGAGCGCGAGCCGTGCCAGCACAGCACGCACCCGTCCCGTTCAGCGCGCCGGTTTGCGCGTGCCGGGATTTCGGCCAGCTGACCTCGCACGGTGCGGGCCCACCTGGATACTGCGAAAAGACTGTGTCGCCGAAAAGACTGTGTCGTCGTCGGGAAGCGGGATTCGCCTGGCCGCCGGGCGCCTGGCCGGCCGGCAGAGCAGTCCTGGCGGCTCGGCGGGCCGACGCACCGGAGGCCGAGCGGGTGCCTTCACCACCGCTGCACGCTGCGCTACGACGGCCACAAGTGGCCATGTCCGCTTCCGGCCGCGCCGAACGCATGACGCGCGACGTCCGCGTGGAAGAACATCATGAACACCCGGGGAACGGGGCGCGGCGCGACCGGTCCCGCGAATCCCCGGGGCCAGCTTCCAACGACGGCGCCCGGGTGCGCGGCGAGCCCGACCGTGATCTCGCACCACCGGACCCGCGTGTCCTTGAACCACAGGACGCCACGGTGACCCCGACCACCAGGCGCGACAGCTCGAGCGCCTGGATACCGTGGCGCCATGGCCTGCCCTCCCACGACCAGCAGCCGTGAGACCGCACCTGGGTCGGAGGTCGTGTGGCGGGGGTGATCACGCCTCTGGTCGTCGGGGCGGTGGTGGGACTCGTCGTCGGTGCCTTGGGCGGTGGCGGCGGGGTGCTGACGGTCCCGATCCTCGTCTACCTCCTCGACCAGGATCCGCACGTCGCGGCCACGAGCTCGCTCGTGATCGTCGGCTTCACCTCGCTGACCGCCCTCATCCCCCACGCACGCGCCGGGAACGTCCGGTGGCGGGCGGGGGCGGCCTTCGCGCTGCTCGCCACGGTGGGCACGGTGGCGGGTGCGGCGCTCTCGCGGCTCGTCGGCGGCACCACCCTCATGGCGGGTTTCGCGGTGCTGCTGCTCGTCGTCGCGGCGCTCATGCTCGCCCGGGCGCGCCGGCCACGGGACACGAGCACCGGTCCGACGGCCGCCCGTTCCCCAGCTGCCAGCGGTTCCCCAGCAGCCGACGGTTCCCCCGCTGGCACCAGCTCCTCCGCAGCCATCCGCTCGCCCGCTCCAGCTCCGGGGCCTGTCTGGCGACGAGCGGCGCAGATCGTCTTCTGGGCGAGCCTGGTCGGCGTTCTCACCGGCTTCTTCGGGGTCGGCGGCGGGTTCGCCGTCGTCCCGGCGCTGACCCTGGCGCTCGGGTTCGGCATGCGCGCGGCGGTGGGGACGTCGCTCCTCGTCATCGTCGTGAACTCGGCGGTCGGGCTCGTGGCGCGCCTGGGAACGCATCCCGACGTCGACTGGGTGCTCGTCGCGACCTTCACGGCGGCCTCGATCGTGGCGGGACAGCTCGGGGCACGTGTCTCTGCCCGCGTGCGCCCGCGGACCCTGTCCCTCGCGTTCGGGCTGCTGCTCGCGGCCGTCGCCGTCGCCACCGCCGCGCAGGTGCTCGCCGAGCTCACCTGAGACCATCAGGGGGATGAACGTCACCGAGTTCCTGCGCGACCGCCTCGCCGAGGACGAGGAGTCGCTGCGCCTCGACGAGACCTCGGCCCAGCAGGACGAGGGGGCGCTGCGCCGCGGCCGGGCGGAGCTGCGCGCCAAGCGTGCCATCGTGGAGCTGCACCAGGGGCTCTCCGACATCTGGGGCTTTCACGGCTGCCTCACGTGCGGCAACGTCGCCGACACCACGGACGGCTTCCCGTGCCCCACGATCCGCGCGCTCGCCGCCGTCTACGCCGACCATCCGAGCTACGACCAGGGCTGGCGGCCTCGTTAGCGGGCGTCACCGGCGTGCCTTCGGACGCGCGTATCACCCGGCACCGTCAACGCACGAGCGCTCGGCGCGAGCTCCGCGGCTCTCGTTCAGAGCTCCGCGGCTCTCGTTCAGACGGACGGCCGACGGGTCCGACGACGTAGCGCGGCGTCGACCGTGCCCGTCTCGCTGCCGACGGCGCGAGTCCCCGCGGGATCGAGCGCGCGGAGGAGGAGGTCGGGATCGCCGAGGGGGCCCGACTTCAGCAGCACCCACAGCGGATCGCCGTCGCCGTCGACACGTAACCACGGGATGCCGGGCGCCTCGGTGGCGCCCACGGCCGCCCGCGAGATACCGCAGCGGTCCACGACGGCGCCCGCGGTCTCCCCGCCTGCCGCCACGAGCCGGCGCACCCCCAGCTCGACCAGCGCCTCGGCGACCTCGCCGAGCGTCCGCTCGGTCAGCTCGGCCGCGCGAGCACGGCCGAGCGCCTCCTGCTCGGCGCGGACGACGTCCGCCGGCGCGCCGGCCGCCACCCCGACCGGGCCGTCGGCGAGCTGGTCCACAGCGAGCCGCCGCGCCTCCGCGACGACGTCGCGCCCGTCCGCGACCTCGGTGGGCCGGAACCGCAGCACCGGCCACCGCTCCTCGAAGCGGCGCACCTGCTCGAGCGTCTCGACGGTGCAGCTCCCGGCCACGAAGGCGCCGGGCAGGGCGTGGGGCGGCGCCTCCGGCCGCGACGGCCCCGAGCGTCGGGGCGCCTCGGCCCCCTCGCGAGGCTCCGGCAGCTCCCGGCCGCCGGCGAGCAGGGCGCTCGCCAGGCCCACCGCGCCGGTCACCAGCCGGTGCGCCTGGGCGACCTGCCCGAGCACGGCGAGGTCGCCGTCGTCCACCGCGTCCGCGACGACGTACCGCACCCCGCGGGCCACCAGCCGGTCCAGCGCAGCCCGCGCGGCGGCGACGCCCGCGGCCACCGTCTGGTGCGGCAGCAGGCCGACCTGCTCGGCGGTCTGCTGGGACAGCCGACGCACGAGGTCGGGGTCGTCACGGGGCGTGAGCGGGTGGGTCCCCGCCTCGGAGACCAACCGGTCCCCGACGAAGAGATGGCCCTGGTAGACGGTGCGCCCGTAGTGCGGCACCGCCGGGCAGAAGAGCACGAGCTGCGGGTCCGGGACGCTGCGGTGGAGCGCGGCCCGCAGCGCGTCGGCGACCGGGCCGATGTTGCCGGCGTCGGTGGAGTCGAACGTCGAGCTGTACTTCTGGAACAGCTGGGCGGTTCCCAGGCCCACCAGCCAGGAGGCGGCGGCGCCCGACCACGCCACCGCCGTCGCGACGTCGACGGAGCGGGACCTCAGCCCGACGACCACCACCTCGCTCCTGTCCCAGGCCCGGTCGGGCGGTGGCACCCCGAGGTGCAGCTCGACGGGCACACCGGACTCCTGCAGCGTCGCGGCGACGTCCACGGCGCCGGTGTAGTCGTCGGCGAGGACGCCGAGCCGCGGCCCCAGGGTTGTCACGAACGCTCCTGGACCTCACCCAGCTTCTTCACGGCGGCCTCCATGGGCGCACGGTCGACCAGCTTCTCCACGTCCGGGACCTGCCCGCCACGCAGGGTGCCGAGCTCCTTCATCCGCTCGACCGTGTACTGGAGCCGGTCCTTGTCGAGGCCCACGTTCTTCGGGTACGCCTGGACGTCCTCCATGTAGACCTTCCACGCGCCGTCGATGACCTTCTCGTCGAAGCCGGTGGCCTTGGCGATGACGGGCACCACGTCCTGGCGGTTGTCGTACATCGTGCGGTGCGCCCGGGTGATCGCCTCGGCGAACCCCTCGGCGGCCTTCTGGTTCTGCTTCAGCCACCCGGCGTCGACGAAGTAGACGCCGTAGAAGTAGTCGGGCTCCACCTCGTAGAGGTTGACGAGGGAGTGCAGGCCGGCGTCCTGGTTGCTCGCCTCGATCGCCTGCTCCGGGTGCAGGATGGCCGAGTCGATCTGCCCCTGGACGAGGGCGCCGATGTAGGCGTTGGCGTTGACGGAGACGTACTGCACGTCGGAGGGGCTCATGCCGGCGCTCTCCAGCACCATGCGCGTCATCACCTCGCGGAAGGCGCCGATCTCCTGGATGCCGACCGGCTTGCCCTTGAGGTCCTCCACCTTCTGGACCTCCTTGGGCACCACCATCTCGACCTCGAGGCGGTCGGTGTAGCTGCCGATGACCTTCACCTCCCCGCCGCCCGCGAACGCGTTGACGACCGGTTCGATGCTGGCGCCGCCGATGTCGAACTGCCCGCCGACCACGCCCGTGGTCACCGAGGACCCCGAGCGGAGGTTCGAGATCTTGACGTCGAGGCCGACGTCGTCGAAGTACCCCATCGCGTCGGCGACGGCGACGTCGGAGTTGGCGAAGCTCGTCGTGCTGGTGGGCATGGCGATGCGCAGGGTGGTGGTCCCGCCGGCGGCGCTGCCGCCGGTGCCGCTGGGCCCGCCCGCGGCCCCGCCTCCCCCACCGCCGCCGCAGGCGGCGAGCGCGAGCAGGACCGGGGCGGCGAGCGCCGCGACGACGCGACGACGACGGCGGCGTCCGAGATTGTCGTTCATGACAGACCCACTTCCGTGTGGTTTTCGTGGCAGCAGGCGCAGCGGGACGGCCTCTCACCGTTCGCGGCGCCACGGGGCGAGGAGTCTCTCCACGCCGCTCAGCGCGGCGGTGAGCACCACGCCGATGAGGGAGAGGATGACGATCGGGACGAACATCCGCGCCGTCTCGAAGGTGTTGGCGTTGGTGACGATGAGGTTGCCCAGACCGGAGATCGCGGTGAAGAACTCTGCGACGATGACGCCGACGAGCCCACGGCCGATCGCCAGGCGGATACCGGTGAAGATGTACGGCAGCGCCCCGGGAAGGAGGAGGTCGCGCCAGACGCGGCTCTCGGTGGAGCAGAACGAGCGCGTGACCTCCAGCAGCTCCGGGTCGACCTCGGCCACGCCGCGCTGGGTGTTGATGACGACGGGGAAGAACACGAAGAACGCGACGACGAAAACCTTCGCCGAGGCCCCGAACCCGAACCACAGCACGATGACGGGGATGAGCGCGACGGCCGGCAGCGCGTAGAGGGCGTTGATCGGGATGTCCATCACCTGCCGCACGACCTCGCTGCGCCCGGCGAGAAGACCCAGCGCCACCCCCGCGACGGTGCCGATGACCGAGCCGATCAGCAGCACGGTCGCCGTGTCGACGAGCGCCGCGGTCAGCGTTCCGTCCGCGATCATGTCGAAGAACGCCCGCACGATCGCCGTCGGGTAGGTGAAGACGATCGGGTTGACGCTGCGCCCGTAGATCTCCCAGGCGATCAGGATGACGAGCAGCGAGCCGTAGCGGATCGCGCGCTTCCGGCTCTTCGAGATCGTGCCCAGCCGCACGGTGCGGCGGGCCTTGATCTCCTGCGGCGGCGGGACGTGGGCCAGCATGTCGTGGGGCGCGCCGGCGCTCCC
It encodes the following:
- a CDS encoding DUF6221 family protein; this translates as MNVTEFLRDRLAEDEESLRLDETSAQQDEGALRRGRAELRAKRAIVELHQGLSDIWGFHGCLTCGNVADTTDGFPCPTIRALAAVYADHPSYDQGWRPR
- the otnK gene encoding 3-oxo-tetronate kinase, which codes for MTTLGPRLGVLADDYTGAVDVAATLQESGVPVELHLGVPPPDRAWDRSEVVVVGLRSRSVDVATAVAWSGAAASWLVGLGTAQLFQKYSSTFDSTDAGNIGPVADALRAALHRSVPDPQLVLFCPAVPHYGRTVYQGHLFVGDRLVSEAGTHPLTPRDDPDLVRRLSQQTAEQVGLLPHQTVAAGVAAARAALDRLVARGVRYVVADAVDDGDLAVLGQVAQAHRLVTGAVGLASALLAGGRELPEPREGAEAPRRSGPSRPEAPPHALPGAFVAGSCTVETLEQVRRFEERWPVLRFRPTEVADGRDVVAEARRLAVDQLADGPVGVAAGAPADVVRAEQEALGRARAAELTERTLGEVAEALVELGVRRLVAAGGETAGAVVDRCGISRAAVGATEAPGIPWLRVDGDGDPLWVLLKSGPLGDPDLLLRALDPAGTRAVGSETGTVDAALRRRTRRPSV
- a CDS encoding sulfite exporter TauE/SafE family protein, whose translation is MITPLVVGAVVGLVVGALGGGGGVLTVPILVYLLDQDPHVAATSSLVIVGFTSLTALIPHARAGNVRWRAGAAFALLATVGTVAGAALSRLVGGTTLMAGFAVLLLVVAALMLARARRPRDTSTGPTAARSPAASGSPAADGSPAGTSSSAAIRSPAPAPGPVWRRAAQIVFWASLVGVLTGFFGVGGGFAVVPALTLALGFGMRAAVGTSLLVIVVNSAVGLVARLGTHPDVDWVLVATFTAASIVAGQLGARVSARVRPRTLSLAFGLLLAAVAVATAAQVLAELT
- a CDS encoding ABC transporter permease codes for the protein MTGATTPADRDRFTPADRDGSAATTPRAGSHNGAASHDGAASYGGATSHDGEGARPGATLADGTVSRPGGTDPAGTAPAGTAPAGTAPGSAGAPHDMLAHVPPPQEIKARRTVRLGTISKSRKRAIRYGSLLVILIAWEIYGRSVNPIVFTYPTAIVRAFFDMIADGTLTAALVDTATVLLIGSVIGTVAGVALGLLAGRSEVVRQVMDIPINALYALPAVALIPVIVLWFGFGASAKVFVVAFFVFFPVVINTQRGVAEVDPELLEVTRSFCSTESRVWRDLLLPGALPYIFTGIRLAIGRGLVGVIVAEFFTAISGLGNLIVTNANTFETARMFVPIVILSLIGVVLTAALSGVERLLAPWRRER
- a CDS encoding ABC transporter substrate-binding protein, whose amino-acid sequence is MNDNLGRRRRRRVVAALAAPVLLALAACGGGGGGGAAGGPSGTGGSAAGGTTTLRIAMPTSTTSFANSDVAVADAMGYFDDVGLDVKISNLRSGSSVTTGVVGGQFDIGGASIEPVVNAFAGGGEVKVIGSYTDRLEVEMVVPKEVQKVEDLKGKPVGIQEIGAFREVMTRMVLESAGMSPSDVQYVSVNANAYIGALVQGQIDSAILHPEQAIEASNQDAGLHSLVNLYEVEPDYFYGVYFVDAGWLKQNQKAAEGFAEAITRAHRTMYDNRQDVVPVIAKATGFDEKVIDGAWKVYMEDVQAYPKNVGLDKDRLQYTVERMKELGTLRGGQVPDVEKLVDRAPMEAAVKKLGEVQERS